In Microcaecilia unicolor chromosome 1, aMicUni1.1, whole genome shotgun sequence, the following are encoded in one genomic region:
- the MAFA gene encoding transcription factor MafA: MASELAMSAELPNSPLAIEYVNDFDLMKFEVKKEPPEAERFCHRLPPGSLSSTPLSTPCSSVPSSPSFCAPSPGTAQPGVHPGSGGGNPNPGHPNPAAGPKPPLDELYWMSGYQHHLNPEALNLTPEDAVEALIGNPHHHHPHHHHHHHGYEGAFRGQQYASDEVPPSSGAGAHHHHQVHHHHHHVHHHHLRLEERFSDEQLVGMSVRELNRQLRGFSKEEVIRLKQKRRTLKNRGYAQSCRYKRVQQRHILESEKCQLQGQVEQLKQEVARLAKERDAYKEKYEKLAGRGAGYPAASPSAAKPPGAAPEFFL, encoded by the coding sequence ATGGCCTCCGAGCTGGCCATGAGCGCGGAGCTGCCCAACAGCCCCCTGGCCATCGAGTACGTGAACGACTTCGACCTGATGAAGTTCGAGGTGAAGAAGGAGCCCCCCGAGGCGGAGCGCTTCTGCCACCGCCTGCCCCCGGGCTCCCTCTCGTCCACCCCGCTCAGCACCCCCTGCTCCTCCGTGCCCTCCTCGCCCTCCTTCTGCGCCCCCAGCCCCGGCACGGCTCAgcccggcgtgcacccgggcagcGGGGGTGGCAACCCCAACCCGGGGCACCCCAACCCGGCGGCGGGCCCCAAGCCTCCCCTGGACGAGCTGTACTGGATGTCGGGCTACCAGCACCACCTGAACCCCGAGGCGCTGAACCTGACCCCGGAGGACGCGGTGGAGGCGCTGATCGGCAACCCGCACCACCACCACCcgcaccaccatcaccaccaccacggCTACGAGGGCGCGTTCCGGGGCCAGCAGTACGCGTCCGACGAGGTTCCCCCTTCCTCTGGGGCCGgtgcccaccaccaccaccaggtgcaccaccaccaccaccacgtgcaccaccaccacctgcggCTGGAGGAGCGCTTCTCGGACGAGCAGCTGGTGGGCATGTCGGTGCGGGAgctgaaccggcagctgcggggTTTCAGCAAGGAGGAGGTGATCCGGCTCAAGCAGAAGCGGCGCACCCTGAAGAACCGCGGCTACGCGCAGTCCTGCCGCTACAAGCGGGTGCAGCAGCGGCACATCCTGGAGAGTGAGAAGTGCCAGCTGCAGGGCCAGGTGGAGCAGCTGAAGCAGGAGGTGGCCCGGCTGGCTAAGGAGCGCGACGCCTACAAGGAGAAGTACGAGAAACTAGCCGGCCGCGGAGCCGGCTACCCGGCCGCCTCGCCCTCCGCCGCCAAGCCTCCGGGCGCCGCGCCCGAGTTCTTCCTTTGA